Proteins encoded within one genomic window of Heptranchias perlo isolate sHepPer1 chromosome 35, sHepPer1.hap1, whole genome shotgun sequence:
- the LOC137302489 gene encoding transmembrane protein 272-like, protein MDPESSLYTPLLRTIEEPPVSPMASVCMKIMTSILAIASITIGTIYLDSCTKQYLIPIYLIVSGSFTLFFVMISLVSCTPNDENDYVRVHKIGRIWKRLLSLFSLVWFITGNVWIYCIYEPDYIDKASPNYCDKTLYLFAFWTTTVSYILLGIALCLGCCGVLCACALGGSLQIGQRRS, encoded by the exons ATGGACCCAGAAAGTAGCTTGTACACGCCTCTCCTCCGGACCATCGAAGAGCCTCCCGTTTCCCCAATGGCATCAG TGTGCATGAAAATTATGACTTCTATCTTGGCAATTGCCTCCATCACAATTG GCACCATCTATTTGGATTCTTGTACCAAGCAATACTTGATCCCAATTTATCTAATTGTTTCTGGAAGCTTTACACTATTCTTTGTGATGATATCTCTGGTTTCATGCACCCCAAATGATGAGAACGACTATGTGAGAGTACATAAAATTGGCCGCATTTGGAAACGTCTGCTATCACTGTTCTCCTTAGTCTGGTTTATAACAG GAAACGTTTGGATCTACTGCATCTATGAGCCGGATTATATTGACAAAGCTTCTCCCAATTACTGTGATAAAACCCTATATCTCTTTGCCTTCTGGACCACCACTGTCAGTTACATCCTTCTTGGCATTGCATTGTGTCTAGGATGTTGTGGCGTGCTCTGTGCATGTGCTCTAGGTGGAAGCTTACAGATTGGGCAAAGACGTAGCTAA